Proteins from one Microbacterium proteolyticum genomic window:
- a CDS encoding aminopeptidase P family protein: MDSPADRDTIASAPQKPVETTTNRKAPFPRGFLDTISTGWAERPETLPAPREQAAWAARRRERVSAAFPGERLVVPAGSLKQRSNDTDYPFRAHSAFAHLTGWASDAEPDSVLVFEPRDGGHDAVLYFRERADRTTPEFYADATIGEFWIGPRPALAGVAADLGLATAHVDGFVSTDDDRVVGADDELTRFVSELRLVKDEYELAQMALAVEVTASGFDDIIAELPHIVEHPRGERVVEGVFHRRARADGNAVGYDTIAASGPHACYLHWTRNDGAVVPGDLILIDAGVEVDSLYTADITRTLPVSGRFTEVQRRVYEAVREAADAAFAAARPGVPFRRVHEAAMEIIAARVAEWGLLPVTAQEALDADQGGQHRRYMVHGTSHHLGIDVHDCAQARREMYYDGLLEPGMVFTIEPGLYFQIDDLTVPEEYRGIGVRIEDDIVMTADGPVNLSAGIPRTADEVEEWIARLAR, encoded by the coding sequence CTCCACCGGCTGGGCCGAGCGCCCCGAGACCCTCCCGGCACCGCGCGAGCAGGCCGCATGGGCGGCACGTCGCCGCGAGCGGGTGTCGGCGGCGTTCCCGGGCGAGCGTCTCGTGGTGCCCGCGGGATCGCTCAAGCAGCGCAGCAACGACACCGACTACCCGTTCCGCGCCCACTCGGCCTTCGCGCACCTCACCGGGTGGGCCTCGGATGCCGAGCCCGACTCGGTGCTCGTGTTCGAGCCGCGTGACGGCGGGCACGACGCCGTGCTGTACTTCCGCGAGCGCGCCGACCGGACGACGCCAGAGTTCTACGCCGACGCCACGATCGGGGAGTTCTGGATCGGTCCGCGCCCCGCGCTGGCCGGCGTCGCCGCCGATCTGGGACTGGCGACCGCCCACGTCGACGGCTTCGTCTCGACGGATGACGACCGCGTCGTCGGCGCCGACGACGAGCTCACGCGTTTCGTCTCCGAGCTGCGTCTGGTGAAAGACGAGTACGAGCTCGCCCAGATGGCGCTGGCCGTCGAGGTCACGGCATCCGGATTCGACGACATCATCGCCGAGCTCCCCCACATCGTCGAGCACCCGCGGGGCGAGCGCGTCGTCGAGGGCGTCTTCCACCGCCGTGCGCGCGCCGACGGCAACGCCGTGGGGTACGACACGATCGCCGCGTCGGGGCCCCACGCCTGCTACCTGCACTGGACCCGCAACGACGGGGCCGTCGTGCCGGGCGACCTCATCCTCATCGACGCCGGTGTCGAGGTCGACAGCCTGTACACCGCCGACATCACGCGCACGCTCCCCGTCTCGGGACGCTTCACCGAGGTGCAGCGTCGCGTCTACGAGGCCGTCCGTGAGGCCGCGGATGCCGCCTTCGCCGCGGCGCGTCCGGGCGTGCCGTTCCGACGCGTGCACGAAGCGGCGATGGAGATCATCGCCGCCCGCGTCGCCGAGTGGGGCCTGCTCCCGGTGACGGCACAAGAAGCGCTGGATGCCGATCAGGGCGGCCAGCACCGGCGGTACATGGTCCACGGCACGAGCCACCACCTCGGCATCGACGTGCACGACTGCGCACAGGCACGTCGCGAGATGTACTACGACGGCCTGCTCGAGCCGGGCATGGTCTTCACGATCGAGCCGGGCCTGTACTTCCAGATCGACGATCTCACCGTGCCCGAGGAGTACCGCGGGATCGGGGTGCGCATCGAGGACGACATCGTCATGACCGCCGACGGCCCGGTGAACCTGTCCGCGGGGATTCCGCGGACCGCGGACGAGGTCGAGGAGTGGATCGCGCGGCTCGCGCGATGA
- a CDS encoding gamma-glutamyltransferase family protein: MTFTPPASFATRPTLRGSFGMSASTHWTATATAQSVLERGGNAFDAAVAAAFVLHVVEPHLNGPGGDLVAIVRPAGSDEPLVLMGQGPAPAGASVEAFRARGLDLVPGAGGLAAAVPGAVDAWLLLLRDHGTWDLADVLDYAIGYARDGHPLVAGAAVTIGRVADLFRDHWTTSADLWMPTGAAPAPNTIVRNPAYAGVLEGLLATGSPADGREARIDAARREWMTTVLPRAAAFARIPHRHSDGGDHPGVLDDADLAGWSASFEPAVSATFRGWRVFKAGVWTQGPALLQTLRMLDPLDDELLDPSTAAGAHTLLEVQKLAYADRDAWFGDADVAADVDALLADEYLAERAALIDDAASPALRPGSPDGRPPVLPPLRTDAGVTSAGTGEPTVDRSGQTRGDTCHLDVVDRWGNVVSATPSGGWLQSSPAVPDLGFCLGTRLQATWVMTGHPASLIPGRRPRTTLTPTMLTRGEEVIAMGSPGGDQQDAWQLPVLLRMLIGEYEPQQAIDAPSLHTTGVLDSFWPRTWTPSGVVVENRIGDEVVAELERRGHAVRRAGEWALGRVSAVGRDSSGLLWAAANPRGMQGYAAGR; the protein is encoded by the coding sequence ATGACGTTCACCCCACCCGCGTCGTTCGCGACGCGGCCGACGCTGCGCGGATCCTTCGGCATGTCGGCATCCACGCACTGGACGGCCACGGCCACCGCGCAGTCCGTCCTGGAGCGGGGCGGCAATGCGTTCGACGCGGCCGTCGCGGCTGCCTTCGTGCTGCACGTCGTCGAGCCGCACCTCAACGGCCCCGGCGGCGACCTCGTCGCGATCGTGCGCCCCGCCGGCAGCGACGAACCGCTCGTGCTGATGGGACAGGGACCCGCACCGGCCGGCGCGTCCGTGGAGGCGTTCCGCGCGCGCGGCCTCGACCTCGTGCCCGGCGCGGGCGGGCTCGCGGCCGCGGTGCCCGGCGCCGTCGACGCGTGGCTGCTGCTTTTGCGCGATCACGGCACGTGGGACCTCGCCGACGTGCTCGACTACGCGATCGGCTACGCGCGCGACGGGCACCCACTCGTCGCCGGCGCCGCCGTGACGATCGGCCGGGTCGCCGACCTGTTCCGCGACCACTGGACGACCTCGGCCGACCTGTGGATGCCGACCGGCGCGGCGCCCGCGCCGAACACGATCGTCCGCAACCCGGCGTACGCCGGCGTGCTGGAAGGTCTCCTGGCGACGGGATCTCCTGCCGACGGTCGGGAGGCTCGGATCGACGCGGCCCGACGCGAGTGGATGACGACAGTGCTGCCGCGGGCCGCCGCGTTCGCGCGCATCCCCCATCGACACTCGGACGGCGGCGATCATCCCGGCGTGCTCGACGACGCCGATCTCGCGGGGTGGAGCGCGTCGTTCGAGCCGGCGGTCTCGGCGACGTTCCGCGGATGGCGGGTCTTCAAGGCCGGCGTGTGGACCCAGGGTCCCGCCCTCCTGCAGACGCTGCGGATGCTCGACCCGCTCGACGACGAGCTCCTCGACCCGTCGACGGCGGCCGGTGCCCACACCCTCCTCGAGGTGCAGAAGCTCGCGTACGCCGACCGCGACGCGTGGTTCGGCGATGCCGACGTCGCTGCCGACGTCGACGCCCTGCTCGCCGACGAGTACCTCGCCGAACGCGCCGCACTGATCGACGACGCCGCCAGCCCCGCCCTACGCCCCGGTTCTCCGGACGGTCGCCCGCCCGTCCTGCCGCCGCTCCGGACGGATGCCGGAGTCACGAGTGCCGGCACCGGCGAGCCGACGGTGGATCGGAGCGGGCAGACCCGCGGCGACACCTGCCACCTCGACGTCGTCGACCGTTGGGGCAACGTCGTGTCCGCGACGCCCTCCGGCGGATGGCTGCAGTCCTCCCCCGCGGTGCCCGACCTGGGATTCTGCCTCGGGACGCGCCTGCAGGCCACGTGGGTGATGACCGGGCACCCGGCATCCCTCATTCCGGGTCGGAGGCCCCGCACCACGCTCACCCCGACGATGCTGACCCGCGGCGAGGAGGTCATCGCGATGGGGTCGCCCGGCGGCGACCAGCAGGACGCGTGGCAACTGCCCGTCCTCCTCCGCATGCTCATCGGGGAATACGAGCCGCAGCAGGCGATCGACGCCCCCTCGCTGCACACGACCGGGGTACTCGATTCGTTCTGGCCGCGAACCTGGACTCCGTCCGGCGTCGTCGTCGAGAACCGCATCGGCGACGAGGTCGTCGCGGAACTCGAACGCCGCGGGCATGCCGTCCGGCGGGCCGGCGAGTGGGCGCTCGGACGGGTGAGCGCCGTCGGCCGTGACTCCTCCGGGCTGCTGTGGGCCGCCGCGAACCCGCGCGGGATGCAGGGGTACGCCGCCGGCCGGTGA
- a CDS encoding alpha/beta hydrolase family protein, with translation MSARDVRIPVALPTGEAEVSGLWAEVADARATVALAHGAGAGMDHPFLEGLASALAGDGFSVLRFVFPYVEAGRRMPGPAAHAVATWAGVQAWLGEQGIGSFVAAGKSYGGRMASVAAAEGALSPRALVYLGYPLHPPGRPDKPRADHLPAITVPQLFVEGENDPFIAPREQFDAVVATCLDARVQWVEGANHSFEVKGARRPAEEIGAGLAGVVGEFVAGVAGVAGS, from the coding sequence GTGAGCGCGCGCGACGTTCGCATCCCCGTCGCGTTGCCGACGGGTGAGGCGGAGGTCTCCGGTCTCTGGGCGGAGGTCGCCGACGCTCGGGCGACGGTCGCGCTGGCGCACGGAGCCGGTGCGGGAATGGACCACCCCTTCCTCGAGGGCCTCGCGTCGGCGCTTGCCGGCGACGGCTTCTCCGTTCTGCGCTTCGTGTTCCCGTACGTGGAGGCCGGTCGACGGATGCCGGGCCCCGCCGCCCATGCCGTCGCCACGTGGGCGGGTGTGCAGGCGTGGCTCGGCGAGCAGGGGATCGGGTCGTTCGTCGCCGCGGGGAAGTCGTACGGCGGCCGGATGGCCTCGGTCGCCGCCGCGGAGGGCGCGTTGTCGCCCCGCGCGCTCGTCTACCTCGGGTATCCGCTGCACCCCCCGGGTCGTCCCGACAAGCCTCGCGCCGACCACCTGCCCGCGATCACCGTGCCGCAGTTGTTCGTCGAGGGGGAGAACGATCCGTTCATCGCACCCCGCGAGCAGTTCGACGCGGTCGTCGCAACCTGCCTCGACGCGCGTGTGCAGTGGGTCGAGGGAGCCAACCACTCCTTCGAGGTCAAGGGCGCGCGTCGGCCCGCCGAGGAGATCGGCGCCGGGCTGGCCGGGGTCGTGGGGGAGTTCGTGGCGGGGGTGGCGGGGGTGGCGGGGAGCTAG
- a CDS encoding general stress protein encodes MSMFAGPMGAGRDEVGEKVASFPTYEKAQKAVSSLIAGEVPARDIAIVGSGLRSIERITGRLGYATAARSGALNGLMLGLLFAFIFVLGTPTVQISAFLGVLLVGMALGMLLSLGTYAIVRRRRDFASVMQVTADHYDVCVAAGSVAKARGVLGPVGASRTVVARPDTADAAPPLYGERVQNPGASSPAVPPRPPVPSRPADDEPPRYGERVAPRPTPPVETQEPTHPDAPASPPRSDESDASRDER; translated from the coding sequence ATGAGCATGTTCGCGGGACCGATGGGCGCGGGTCGGGACGAGGTCGGCGAAAAGGTCGCGTCGTTCCCGACGTACGAGAAGGCGCAGAAGGCCGTGTCCTCGCTCATCGCGGGCGAGGTTCCCGCGCGCGACATCGCGATCGTGGGGAGCGGACTCCGCTCGATCGAGCGGATCACCGGTCGTCTCGGCTACGCCACGGCGGCACGCTCGGGCGCGCTCAACGGTCTGATGCTCGGTCTCCTGTTCGCATTCATCTTCGTGCTGGGCACGCCCACGGTGCAGATCTCCGCATTCCTCGGTGTGCTGCTGGTCGGCATGGCGCTCGGCATGCTCCTCAGCCTCGGCACGTACGCGATCGTGCGCCGGCGTCGAGACTTCGCGTCCGTCATGCAGGTGACCGCCGACCACTACGACGTCTGCGTGGCGGCGGGGAGCGTCGCGAAGGCGCGGGGCGTGCTCGGGCCCGTGGGCGCCTCCCGAACGGTGGTGGCCCGCCCGGACACGGCGGACGCGGCTCCGCCGCTGTACGGCGAGCGTGTGCAGAACCCGGGCGCGTCGTCGCCCGCGGTACCCCCGCGGCCCCCGGTTCCGTCGCGTCCGGCCGACGACGAGCCGCCCCGGTACGGTGAGCGGGTCGCCCCGCGGCCCACTCCGCCTGTCGAGACGCAGGAGCCGACGCACCCTGACGCGCCGGCGTCGCCGCCCCGGTCGGACGAGTCGGACGCGTCGCGCGACGAGCGGTGA
- a CDS encoding magnesium transporter MgtE N-terminal domain-containing protein yields the protein MSTQRVFVARLAGCTVFDPAGDRLGKVRDVVVIYRASAAPRVVGLVVEIPGRRHVFVSIGRVTSIQSGQVITTGLINVRRFQQRGGEVRVMAEMLGRRVHLVDGSGDAVIEDVAIERNRLGEWDVGQLFLRRPRTSASPFAKGATTFAAWSEVREQQTPGQAQSAEQLVATYSDLKPADLANTLLDLPEERLIEVAEELSDDRLADALEEMPEDEQVHILEQLGDERAADILDAMEPDDAADLLGQLPESRSEQLLELMEPEEADDVRALLQYGPDTAGGLMTPEPIVLSADATVAEALALIRRHELHPALAASVFITLPPYETPTGRLLGTVHFQRMLRYPPHERLGAIIDDTLEPVPADASAAEVARLLASYNLVSLPVVDQAHRLVGCVSIDDVLDYLLPDDWRTHDSDDPKPKTTIRPLATASIPQIPTQTPRRR from the coding sequence GTGAGCACGCAAAGGGTTTTCGTCGCCCGCTTGGCGGGCTGCACGGTGTTCGATCCCGCGGGCGACCGCCTCGGGAAGGTGCGTGACGTCGTGGTGATCTACCGCGCGTCGGCCGCGCCGCGCGTCGTGGGCCTCGTCGTCGAGATCCCCGGCCGCCGACATGTCTTCGTGTCGATCGGGCGCGTGACCTCGATCCAATCCGGGCAGGTCATCACGACCGGCCTCATCAACGTGCGCCGTTTCCAGCAGCGCGGCGGTGAGGTGCGGGTGATGGCCGAGATGCTCGGACGCCGAGTGCACCTCGTCGACGGCTCCGGCGACGCCGTCATCGAAGACGTCGCGATCGAACGCAACCGCCTGGGCGAGTGGGACGTCGGGCAGCTGTTCCTGCGCCGTCCCCGCACGAGCGCCTCGCCGTTCGCCAAGGGTGCGACCACGTTCGCGGCCTGGAGCGAGGTCCGCGAGCAGCAGACCCCCGGGCAGGCACAGTCGGCCGAGCAGCTGGTGGCGACGTACTCCGACCTCAAGCCCGCCGACCTGGCGAACACGCTCCTCGATCTCCCCGAGGAGCGTCTCATCGAGGTCGCCGAAGAACTCAGCGACGACCGCCTCGCCGACGCCCTCGAGGAGATGCCCGAAGACGAGCAGGTCCACATCCTCGAGCAGCTGGGCGACGAGCGCGCCGCCGACATCCTGGATGCCATGGAGCCCGACGACGCGGCTGACCTCCTCGGCCAGCTTCCCGAGTCGCGTTCGGAGCAGCTCCTCGAACTCATGGAGCCGGAGGAGGCCGACGACGTCCGCGCCCTCCTGCAGTACGGTCCGGACACCGCCGGTGGTCTGATGACCCCCGAGCCCATCGTGCTGTCCGCGGACGCGACCGTGGCCGAGGCCCTCGCACTCATCCGGCGGCACGAGCTGCACCCTGCGCTCGCGGCATCCGTGTTCATCACCCTCCCCCCGTACGAGACACCGACGGGCCGTCTGCTCGGGACGGTGCACTTCCAGCGGATGCTGCGCTACCCGCCGCACGAGCGGCTCGGCGCGATCATCGACGACACGCTCGAGCCCGTACCCGCGGATGCCTCGGCGGCCGAGGTCGCCCGTCTTCTCGCGAGCTACAACCTCGTGTCGCTGCCCGTGGTCGACCAGGCCCACCGCCTCGTCGGCTGCGTCAGCATCGACGACGTGCTCGACTACCTGCTGCCCGACGACTGGCGCACGCACGACAGCGACGATCCGAAACCCAAGACCACGATCAGACCGCTCGCGACAGCGAGCATCCCCCAGATCCCCACGCAGACTCCGAGGAGGCGCTGA